The proteins below are encoded in one region of Paenibacillus sp. YYML68:
- a CDS encoding ABC transporter ATP-binding protein: protein MPLKQAFDDYRQLMSFMKSRRKSYYIGLFGDSAVNASLTIMFSFVIQFLLNFAVHQDPAELQKAVYLVIGTVLLLSLTSPLCTYMYLRSIKITMGDIRKALYSHIVKLNSRAVESRHSGDLLSRLTNDVQTIEQTYGEHMKSIISQVLAFAGSIVVLFILDWRFAIVLIVLGVLSVLLNTRFAAPMRRISDKLQLQLGELTERLGDLIAGLTVIKMFGLKSIVTKLCTKASDEVSESGVKQGHQSGLLESGNFIIQFLSLGGVLLIGLIFVSRNQMELGILGQMVQLQSGISFMFLQLGAAVTLMQQSFAGVARVQEVLREPVETERMLEPAHSEPSKEQGGVALKSSLHVEAAIELNRVTFGYTPERLVLKELSLVAREGEVTAIVGPSGGGKSTLLKLLLGFYPVEQGLLSFYGRPASQYTLKEVRDLIAYVPQEATLFHGTIADNIRFGLQNATDEEVQAAAEAAFAHAFIQELPDGYNTLVGESGANLSGGQRQRIAIARALLKNAPILLLDEATSALDAEAEYAVKQALDKLMVGRTTLVIAHRLSTIEQAHSICVIADGQLQEQGTHEQLLAQGGLYAELYQLQFRASPMEESAAV, encoded by the coding sequence ATGCCCTTAAAGCAAGCGTTTGACGATTACCGTCAGCTTATGTCTTTTATGAAATCACGTCGTAAATCGTACTATATTGGTCTGTTCGGCGACAGTGCGGTGAATGCAAGCCTGACGATCATGTTTTCTTTCGTCATTCAATTTCTGCTGAACTTCGCCGTTCATCAAGACCCGGCCGAGCTGCAGAAGGCTGTCTATCTCGTAATCGGCACTGTACTGTTGCTTAGCTTAACATCTCCATTATGCACATATATGTACTTGCGTAGCATTAAGATCACGATGGGAGATATTCGCAAGGCGTTGTATTCCCATATCGTGAAGCTGAACTCCAGAGCTGTCGAATCGAGACATTCCGGTGACCTGCTGTCCAGGCTGACGAACGACGTCCAGACGATCGAACAAACGTACGGCGAGCATATGAAATCGATCATTTCGCAAGTACTCGCGTTCGCAGGCTCGATTGTGGTGCTGTTCATTCTGGACTGGCGCTTTGCCATCGTGCTCATTGTGCTAGGCGTGCTGTCCGTGCTGCTGAATACCCGGTTCGCTGCCCCGATGCGGCGCATTAGCGACAAGCTTCAGCTTCAGCTAGGTGAGCTGACTGAGCGTCTAGGCGATCTGATTGCTGGACTTACGGTTATTAAGATGTTCGGATTGAAATCTATTGTTACGAAGCTATGTACGAAGGCAAGCGATGAGGTTAGTGAGTCCGGGGTTAAGCAAGGACATCAATCCGGATTATTGGAGTCAGGCAACTTTATTATTCAGTTCTTAAGCTTAGGCGGGGTGCTGCTGATCGGCTTGATCTTCGTCTCCCGTAACCAGATGGAGCTCGGGATACTTGGACAGATGGTGCAGCTGCAAAGCGGCATCTCCTTTATGTTTTTACAGCTTGGAGCTGCGGTCACGCTGATGCAGCAGTCGTTCGCCGGTGTGGCTCGCGTACAAGAGGTGCTGAGGGAACCTGTAGAAACTGAGCGAATGCTCGAGCCAGCGCATTCTGAGCCAAGTAAGGAGCAGGGCGGAGTAGCTCTTAAATCTTCCTTGCATGTAGAAGCAGCCATTGAGCTGAACCGTGTGACGTTCGGCTATACACCGGAACGACTGGTGTTAAAAGAGCTGTCGTTAGTAGCACGAGAGGGTGAAGTGACGGCGATCGTCGGACCGAGCGGAGGAGGCAAGAGCACGCTGCTCAAGCTGCTGCTTGGATTTTATCCTGTGGAGCAAGGTCTTCTGTCCTTCTATGGGCGGCCGGCTTCACAGTATACATTGAAGGAAGTTCGCGATTTGATCGCCTATGTGCCTCAGGAAGCGACTTTGTTTCACGGTACGATCGCGGATAATATCCGATTCGGGTTGCAGAACGCTACCGATGAGGAAGTGCAGGCGGCGGCGGAAGCGGCGTTCGCGCATGCATTCATTCAGGAGCTGCCTGACGGCTACAATACCCTCGTCGGAGAGAGCGGAGCGAACTTATCTGGCGGTCAGAGGCAGCGAATCGCGATTGCACGAGCATTGCTGAAGAACGCGCCGATATTACTGCTGGATGAAGCGACCTCTGCACTGGATGCAGAAGCGGAGTATGCGGTCAAGCAGGCGCTAGACAAGCTGATGGTTGGACGTACGACGCTTGTCATCGCCCATCGCCTGTCGACCATTGAACAGGCTCACTCGATCTGCGTCATCGCAGACGGTCAGCTTCAGGAGCAAGGCACTCACGAGCAGCTGCTTGCGCAAGGCGGCTTATATGCAGAGCTGTATCAGCTACAATTCCGGGCTTCCCCAATGGAGGAGTCTGCAGCCGTATAG